DNA sequence from the Entomomonas asaccharolytica genome:
GTTAAGAGGGATAGCGTGTGAATAAGTCAGAATTAATAGATGCCTTGGCAACAAAAGCAGGTATTACTAAAACAGCGGCTGGTGTTGCCTTAGATGCAGTTTTAGCATCTGTTACTGAAGCTTTACAAACTGGTGATTCTGTAGCCTTAGTTGGTTTTGGTACGTTTAGTGTAAAAGAGCGTGCTGCTCGTACTGGACGTAATCCTAAAACTAAAGAACCAATTAAAATTGCAGCATCTAAAGTGCCTTCTTTTAAAGCAGGTAAGTCTTTAAAAGATGCTGTAGTTTAATATAAGTAGTTTTGATTTTCAGAAAATCTAAAAGGCGCACTCTGGTTTTAGATGCGCCTTTTTTAGTTAATTCATTGATGAGTTAAATAGCTTAAGCCACTTTCGGAGGGGGCATGCTGCAAGAAATTAGAGATAAGTCACAGGGTTGGATTGCCAAGACAATCATTGGTGTTATCGTGCTTTTACT
Encoded proteins:
- a CDS encoding HU family DNA-binding protein codes for the protein MNKSELIDALATKAGITKTAAGVALDAVLASVTEALQTGDSVALVGFGTFSVKERAARTGRNPKTKEPIKIAASKVPSFKAGKSLKDAVV